In one window of Microbacterium dextranolyticum DNA:
- a CDS encoding glycosyltransferase codes for MELSIIVPTFNEGGNVAELVRRIGSSLDGEDFEIVFVDDSTDDTPSIITSVAASAQVPVRLIHRDAPDGGLSGAVLEGFRSAQARWCLVMDGDLQHPPEDIPRMLERARRGDVDVVVASRYVAGGTAGGLAGATRTAVSRTSTVLTKAMFPRKLHGCTDPMTGFFLVDRDSIDIESLHPRGFKILLEILARRQMRIGEVPFAFATRYAGESKASFTQGIRFLTQLAMLRFGRMSAFALVGGVGAIANLVIMWGLIRLGMEYLPAAIIASEVTIIGNFLLLEYLVFSDMRADSGLMRTRFIKSFVFNNVEAVVRISVLPLLVQGAHIPSVLAAAITLAAAFVVRFVYHALWVYAPKRVAAAAVTREPAVITAASRTLDS; via the coding sequence ATGGAACTGTCCATCATCGTTCCGACCTTCAACGAAGGCGGGAACGTCGCCGAGCTGGTGCGCCGCATCGGTTCGTCCCTCGACGGCGAGGACTTCGAGATCGTCTTCGTCGACGACTCCACCGACGACACCCCTTCGATCATCACGTCCGTCGCGGCCAGCGCACAGGTGCCCGTGCGCCTGATCCACCGCGACGCCCCCGACGGCGGCCTCAGCGGCGCCGTGCTCGAAGGCTTCCGGTCCGCCCAGGCACGCTGGTGCCTCGTGATGGACGGCGACCTGCAGCACCCGCCCGAGGACATCCCGCGGATGCTCGAGCGCGCCCGCCGGGGCGACGTCGACGTCGTCGTGGCATCCCGCTACGTCGCCGGCGGCACGGCCGGTGGCCTCGCCGGGGCGACGCGCACCGCGGTCTCACGCACCTCGACTGTGCTGACCAAGGCCATGTTCCCGCGCAAGCTGCACGGCTGCACCGACCCGATGACCGGGTTCTTCCTCGTCGACCGCGACAGCATCGACATCGAGTCGCTGCACCCCCGCGGGTTCAAGATCCTCCTCGAGATCCTCGCGCGCCGCCAGATGCGCATCGGCGAGGTGCCCTTCGCCTTCGCGACGCGGTACGCGGGCGAATCGAAGGCCAGCTTCACGCAGGGCATCCGCTTTCTGACGCAGCTCGCGATGCTGCGCTTCGGCCGCATGTCGGCGTTCGCCCTCGTCGGCGGCGTCGGCGCGATCGCGAACCTCGTGATCATGTGGGGACTCATCCGCCTCGGCATGGAGTACCTGCCGGCCGCGATCATCGCCAGCGAGGTGACGATCATCGGCAACTTCCTGCTGCTGGAATACCTCGTCTTCTCGGACATGCGCGCCGATTCCGGCCTCATGCGCACACGGTTCATCAAATCGTTCGTCTTCAACAACGTCGAAGCCGTCGTTCGCATCTCGGTGCTGCCTCTGCTGGTGCAGGGCGCACACATCCCGAGCGTGCTGGCCGCCGCCATCACTCTCGCCGCCGCGTTCGTGGTGCGTTTCGTCTACCACGCCCTGTGGGTCTACGCGCCGAAGCGGGTCGCAGCCGCTGCCGTCACGCGTGAACCGGCCGTCATCACCGCCGCCAGCCGTACGCTGGACTCATGA
- a CDS encoding glutaredoxin family protein, giving the protein MTSQDASTPITMFGADWCRDCVRTKRQLDELGVEYTYVDLVADPSAADVAREISGRTNIPVVVYPDATHHVEPSNADVEAKLRELSLI; this is encoded by the coding sequence ATGACTTCGCAGGACGCCTCCACTCCGATCACGATGTTCGGCGCCGACTGGTGCCGTGACTGCGTGCGCACCAAGCGCCAGCTCGACGAGCTCGGCGTCGAGTACACGTACGTCGACCTCGTCGCCGACCCGTCTGCCGCCGACGTCGCGCGCGAGATCTCGGGTCGCACGAACATCCCGGTCGTCGTCTACCCCGACGCGACCCACCACGTCGAGCCGAGCAACGCCGACGTGGAGGCGAAGCTGCGCGAGCTCTCCCTCATCTGA
- a CDS encoding aldehyde dehydrogenase family protein, whose protein sequence is MTAASETTDSDALPAHTRTVLDAAIADLGQGTRTWRALTLGQRRTLLRRLHATTAAVAEEWADVAATSKGLEPGHPLRGEEWLSGPYAVLVALDAYADTLGALAAGRSPLDGIRLGAAPGGRTRVRTSPLSTADAVLLSGYSTEVWLQPGVDAATARREAGLGQLHPTEPAEVGLVLGAGNVTSIPVLDVLYELLASNRVSILKVNPTQDALVPVFERALAPLIEPGLLRIVRGGGDAGGYLTRHPSIAHVHITGSEATFRAIVWGTADGAGSGSEREAGSEVGPVSDAEPGPEAGLGSGGAGRAATAEREPVLQVPISAELGGVSPIIVVPGAWSRADLRFQAEHVATMRLHNSGHNCIAGQVVIVSRDWPQRAAFLAELRAAYDRAPARPVWYPHSEARLEAARTAYPDATWCGGGDRMLVETTGEQASALETTEYFAPVLGVVDLPGVGQGFLDAAVAHANERLVGTLGANVLVDPATQRALGAGLERAIADLRYGTVALNAWTAFGFLTPTATWGAFPGGTLEHAPSGIGVVHNALLLDQVERTVVRGPFRPFPRSLSGLAHGFGLSVLPKPPWFVTARTGAAVSEGFTRFRMGGDGIRILATLLRAFRA, encoded by the coding sequence GTGACCGCAGCTTCTGAGACGACAGACTCCGACGCCCTCCCCGCGCACACGCGTACGGTGCTGGATGCCGCGATCGCCGACCTCGGGCAGGGCACCCGCACCTGGCGCGCGCTCACCCTCGGGCAGCGCCGCACGCTGCTCCGCCGCCTGCACGCGACGACCGCCGCCGTCGCCGAGGAGTGGGCCGACGTCGCCGCGACGTCGAAGGGGCTCGAGCCCGGGCATCCGCTGCGGGGAGAGGAATGGCTGTCGGGGCCGTACGCCGTGCTCGTGGCGCTCGACGCTTACGCCGACACGCTCGGCGCCCTCGCCGCCGGCCGGTCCCCGCTCGACGGAATCCGGCTCGGTGCGGCCCCCGGCGGGCGGACCCGCGTGCGCACATCACCCCTGTCGACGGCCGATGCCGTGCTGCTGTCGGGGTACTCGACCGAGGTGTGGCTGCAGCCGGGTGTCGACGCGGCCACGGCGCGCCGTGAGGCCGGACTCGGCCAGCTGCATCCGACCGAGCCGGCCGAGGTGGGCCTCGTGCTCGGTGCGGGGAACGTCACCTCGATCCCCGTGCTCGACGTGCTCTACGAACTGCTCGCCTCGAATCGGGTGTCGATCCTCAAGGTGAATCCGACGCAGGACGCCCTCGTGCCCGTCTTCGAGCGCGCCCTGGCGCCGCTCATCGAACCCGGGCTGCTGCGGATCGTGCGGGGCGGCGGTGACGCGGGCGGGTACCTGACGCGGCATCCGTCGATCGCGCACGTGCACATCACCGGGTCGGAGGCGACCTTCCGCGCGATCGTGTGGGGGACGGCAGATGGCGCGGGGTCCGGGTCTGAGCGCGAGGCGGGCTCTGAGGTGGGGCCGGTTTCGGACGCGGAGCCGGGGCCGGAGGCGGGGCTTGGCTCGGGTGGCGCCGGTCGCGCCGCGACGGCGGAACGCGAGCCGGTCCTGCAGGTTCCGATCTCGGCCGAGCTCGGCGGGGTGTCGCCGATCATCGTGGTGCCGGGTGCGTGGTCGCGCGCCGACCTGCGATTCCAGGCGGAGCACGTCGCGACGATGCGCCTGCACAACAGCGGCCACAACTGCATTGCAGGTCAGGTCGTGATCGTCAGTCGCGACTGGCCGCAGCGCGCCGCGTTCCTCGCCGAACTGCGCGCCGCCTACGACCGCGCGCCCGCACGGCCGGTCTGGTATCCGCACAGCGAGGCGCGGCTCGAGGCCGCACGAACGGCGTATCCGGATGCCACGTGGTGCGGCGGGGGCGACCGGATGCTCGTCGAGACGACGGGCGAACAGGCATCCGCCCTCGAAACGACGGAGTATTTCGCGCCGGTGCTCGGTGTCGTCGACCTGCCCGGCGTCGGACAGGGCTTTCTCGACGCGGCCGTCGCGCACGCGAACGAGCGGCTCGTCGGAACGCTCGGGGCCAACGTGCTGGTCGATCCGGCGACGCAGCGCGCGCTCGGCGCGGGGCTCGAGCGTGCGATCGCCGACCTGCGGTACGGCACGGTCGCGCTCAACGCGTGGACGGCGTTCGGCTTTCTGACGCCGACCGCGACCTGGGGGGCCTTTCCCGGCGGGACACTCGAGCACGCACCGAGCGGCATCGGAGTGGTGCACAACGCGCTGCTGCTCGATCAGGTGGAGCGCACCGTCGTGCGGGGCCCGTTCCGCCCGTTCCCGCGCTCGCTGAGCGGCCTCGCGCACGGCTTCGGCCTGTCGGTGCTGCCGAAGCCGCCGTGGTTCGTCACCGCCCGCACCGGGGCTGCGGTCAGCGAGGGCTTCACCCGCTTCCGGATGGGTGGCGACGGCATCCGCATTCTCGCGACGCTCCTGCGCGCGTTCCGTGCCTGA
- a CDS encoding DEAD/DEAH box helicase, which produces MSDITFRTLGVPAPLLDVLAKDGKTEAFPIQVDTLPDTLAGRDVLGRGKTGSGKTLAFSIPMAARLGGALAGGSRRAGRILGLVLAPTRELATQINATLEPLASAYGLKTTTIFGGVNQNRQVAALKDGVDIVVACPGRLEDLMKQGFVKLDAVEITVIDEADHMADLGFLPSVTRILSATPTGGQRMLFSATLDNGVDKLVNRFLQNEVLHSVDEANSPVAAMTHHVFHVEGADAKKELVRTLASGTGRRILFMRTKHHAKKLAQQLTAEGIPAVDLHGNLSQPARDRNLAAFASGAAKVLVATDVAARGVHVDDVELVIHVDPPMEHKAYLHRSGRTARAGAEGSVVTLVLPGQERDVKDLLRKAAITAAPIRVTATSPEVTALVGEVAPYVKPEPKAAAPARGQGGGGRSQGANAQRKRAAREGQSAGGRGGQSAGGRGGQSTQPRKDRSGRPDAERSQGAGRAARDGAGAPRETHSAQASGNARTTGRRASHSGGSGKLMVGSVVRQNGGQRRSGR; this is translated from the coding sequence ATGTCTGACATCACTTTCCGCACGCTCGGCGTGCCCGCTCCGCTCCTCGACGTCCTCGCGAAGGACGGCAAGACCGAGGCGTTCCCGATCCAGGTCGACACCCTGCCCGACACGCTCGCCGGCCGCGACGTGCTCGGCCGCGGCAAAACCGGCTCGGGCAAGACCCTCGCCTTCTCCATTCCGATGGCCGCGCGCCTGGGCGGGGCGCTCGCCGGCGGCTCGCGTCGTGCCGGTCGCATCCTGGGCCTCGTCCTCGCGCCGACGCGCGAGCTGGCGACGCAGATCAATGCGACGCTCGAGCCCCTGGCATCCGCCTACGGCCTGAAGACCACGACGATCTTCGGCGGCGTGAACCAGAACCGCCAGGTCGCCGCGCTGAAGGACGGCGTCGACATCGTCGTCGCCTGCCCCGGCCGTCTCGAAGACCTCATGAAGCAGGGCTTCGTGAAGCTGGATGCCGTGGAGATCACCGTCATCGACGAGGCCGACCACATGGCCGACCTCGGCTTCCTGCCGTCGGTGACGCGCATCCTCTCGGCGACGCCGACCGGCGGTCAGCGGATGCTCTTCAGCGCCACGCTCGACAACGGCGTGGACAAGCTCGTGAACCGCTTCCTGCAGAACGAGGTGCTCCACTCGGTCGACGAGGCCAACTCTCCCGTCGCCGCGATGACGCACCACGTGTTCCATGTCGAAGGGGCGGATGCCAAGAAGGAGCTCGTTCGCACGCTCGCCTCCGGCACGGGCCGCCGCATTCTCTTCATGCGCACCAAGCACCACGCCAAGAAGTTGGCACAGCAGCTGACGGCCGAGGGCATCCCCGCCGTCGACCTGCACGGAAACCTCTCGCAGCCGGCGCGTGACCGCAACCTCGCCGCGTTCGCGTCGGGCGCGGCGAAGGTCCTCGTCGCGACCGATGTCGCCGCCCGTGGTGTGCACGTGGACGATGTCGAGCTGGTCATCCACGTCGACCCGCCGATGGAGCACAAGGCGTACCTGCACCGCTCCGGCCGTACCGCCCGTGCGGGCGCCGAAGGCTCGGTCGTGACGCTCGTGCTGCCCGGTCAGGAGAGGGACGTCAAGGATCTCCTCCGCAAGGCCGCGATCACCGCGGCGCCCATCCGGGTCACGGCGACCTCGCCCGAGGTCACCGCGCTCGTCGGCGAGGTCGCGCCGTACGTCAAGCCCGAGCCGAAGGCCGCCGCGCCCGCGCGGGGTCAGGGTGGTGGGGGCCGCAGCCAGGGGGCCAACGCGCAGCGCAAGCGCGCGGCACGCGAGGGCCAGAGCGCCGGCGGGCGTGGCGGCCAGAGCGCCGGCGGGCGCGGGGGACAGTCGACCCAGCCGCGCAAGGACCGGTCGGGACGCCCGGACGCCGAGCGTTCGCAGGGCGCCGGTCGTGCTGCGCGTGACGGGGCGGGAGCACCTCGCGAGACGCACAGCGCTCAGGCATCCGGCAACGCTCGCACCACCGGCCGTCGTGCATCGCACAGCGGCGGGAGCGGCAAGCTCATGGTCGGCTCGGTCGTGCGTCAGAACGGTGGCCAGCGCCGCTCGGGTCGTTGA